The Strix aluco isolate bStrAlu1 chromosome 29, bStrAlu1.hap1, whole genome shotgun sequence nucleotide sequence CTCCTGCGCTGCCTCCAATCAAAAATGAAAGTAGCTGAGtgatttgccttttctttggCAATACTTTTGCTCCGGAAATCATCTTCTGGCAGCATTCGCGGGCGTATCCTTGCTGCAGACACCCTCCATGGCTGCGTATCGCAGCCTTTTCCCGCAGCTCTCCCCGGCTTGGGAGGGGATGGACGCCGGCAGCAGTTCGCGTGTCCCTGGGAAGAGCGCGGAGGTGACGGAAAAGGGCTTCACACACAGAGGCGGTGCCGGGGTGGGAGCAAAGCCCAGCACTAGCTTAAAAATTGCTTAAAAGCAATTCCCACTCTGGCCAAGAGGCGAGGCCATAGAAGATGGTGTGTCCAGAGAAAgctgctgctctgggatgtgTCACCAAGGCGGCTCCAGCGGGTGCTGGGTCCAGCCGGGTCCAGCCCCCTCCTGTCCCCGGCCGGGAGCGTGGGTGCACGGAGGGGCTGAGAGCATCCGCTTGGGTAAAGGGGCCTGATCACCTCGTCAACAGGGGTGACAAGGAACAGAGGGAGGTGATAAACGAAACGTACAGAGACACAGACCTGTCCAACAAATGATAGCAGAGATAAATATAATAAACCAACCTCACCACTCCTGCTAATCCCTGGGCTGTCACAAATCTGCAGGCGCCACGTCAGGGCCAGCCTGGCTTCTGCATCTGTAAGGATGCAAAGCGAGGGGTGCCCGATACTGGGGGGTGTCAGTGGAAGGATATCTAAAGGCATGTGCAGCAGAAGGGAATCAGGGGGGACAAGGTGAGGCAACCAGCAGAAAGGGGTGTAAAAGGGACTGGTCACAGGTAAAACTGGTTGGTGAGCTTGGCTGAGTAGTGAGTAGGAGatcccagggccaggcaggggtATCAGGCAGGCGGAGGGTCCATGctggtgttgggggggggggggcatgagcGTGGGGTGCCTGTGGGATCAGTGTATGAGTGCTGTGTGTTTGTAGCAAGCATCAAGCTGGACAAGCTGGTGAGTTGGGGACCTGTGGGggggtgtcagaggggctgggggctgggcaggggtgcTGGGTGGACTgaggggctgtgctgctgcttgaGGGATCTGCAAATGTGCATGTGAACCCAGAGAGTGTCACATGTGCCTGCACCAGtgccctcctgctctgccagcgCTGCAGGAGGAGGGGACGTGGCTGCCTGTGCTGGCGGGTGATGTGGGTCCTGCAGGTGGGTGCTGCTGAAGGAGCCCCTTGCCTGCGGCAGGCTGTGTGACCGGCcatgtcagtgtgtgtgtgtgtctttggctcttaggaaggatttctttgcagaaggggctgttgggcgttggaatgggctgcccagggcagggggggagtccccatccctggaggggttgaagagtcgggttgacccagtgctgagggatctggtggagttgggaacggtcagggtgaggttcatggttggactggaggagcttcaagatcctttccaaccaagatgattctgggattctgtggatACATGTTTAATTTTGTCACTGGTTGGCCCTGCCAATGGCAGGTTCAGCAGCAGGTGACTGCACACGCTGgatgccagcagcagcccccaccGTGCCATGCCCATGCCACCAGGCGACAGTGGTGCCTGGCTGAATAGTCCCTGCAGAGCCAgtctgtccccagccctgccttcccAGGGCCCTGTGCCAGCACCACGCAGCAGAGCCATCTGGCAGCAGGTCCCCTCACACTCTGCTTTATTTTGTGCTCAACCAGTGGCTCTCAGAGTGATGTGACCAAGTAGAATGGGTGCCACCTCCCAAGTTCCCTACaagctgggggtggggtggtggtggggggggtgtgagGTGGGGTGAGGGGGTGAGGCCATCGCCCCTGGGCACGTGAAAAGCTGCCTGCAGAACAGAGAGTGGGATGCAAAGCCCAGCACCTGCTGTCTCCCATTTACCAGTTGAGCAATCGAGGCAACAGAGGCCCTGCAAACATCCCCACCCTGAAACCCACTGTCAGCATGACAAACCTGAGCAAGCAGCACCTGTAAGGAGCCAGACCTCCTCCCACAGCCTGGCCACCCAGAGCGCAGCCACTGCTCTGTGGCTGGTGTCCCCAGGCGACATCCCACCAGGCTGGAGGTGCACGTGGTGccgctggcccaggcgggctccgAGCATCCTGCCGCAGGATGATACAGCCTCTTTCAGCAGTGCAGCAGGCTCTTATCACCCCGCTGCAGCTGGCTGAAGGGAGGGGAGATGCACAGATCCTACGATGCAAACAGGATCGGGGCACTGCAGGAACCTTGGGAGGGAACTTCCAAAGTCAAGTGTTAGATGAGGTCACACGCCCGCCGGCACCTTCAGGGCTTGGGAGGCAATTCAACAGGAGGGAGCTGGAAGCTCCTGTGGTGTGGTCCCCCACAGACAGGCAAAGGTGCTGGACTCCCAGCTGTGCTCTCCAGGCCATCCAGCCCCTCTGGACTTCAATCTGCTCGCTCGAACAAGCTGGAAATGCTGGGCAAGCCCAGTGCAGCCATGAGCTGATGATCAGGGGAGTGGAGAGCAGACTGGAGACCTTCAGACACATCCAGAACCTCCTTTCCTGGAGTCAGCCTCCAGGCGAGTGCTGGCTTTCTAAAAACTGCTTGAATGCTGTGACTTTCCTAtcattctttctgcttctttatcATCTTTAGGCAGTCTCTGAGTCTTGCAATTTCCACTTCCAACAGGGAATCCTGCCTCACCTCCTGTTGATTTCTGCAGAGGTGTTGGTATCCAGGATGGAGAGACAAGAGAGTGAGACACTGGCCAATGAGATGGAGGAGACGAGTGGAAGAGGTGAGTTTtcagaagggaagaggagggggaacTGTCCTCTGTTGAGGAGAAAAATGCAACCTGCTTCTCTTGTAGAAGAATTATTTAGGGTCAAAGCACCTCAGGCTTGTCCCACCCTGGGCTTGTGTTGAGACTTGGTGGCTGCAACACCCCCAGCTGAATTCCTCGTGCTTATCTGTGGACCCACCACCAACACCAGACACCTGAGCTGCCATCCTTGGCTCCCTCCATTGCccacagaaagaaacaggaatCTGGGGCCATGGGTTATTGGTCTTGGGGTAATGTCTGCACTGGTTTGTGCCCAGACGTGCCTGTTTTGCTCTTGCAGCACTAGAGACACCCAAGCTCAGGTCCAGGTCTCTGCACAGCAGATGTGTACCCACCACTCAGGTGCATCCTCCTCCAGGAAGCTGAGGTCTCCTTGGCCAGGGATCGCATGGAAAATCCTGGatcaggagcaggggcaggattAGGACTGAGGCTGGGGCAGTCCACACAAGCGGGTTTCCCATCCCACACTGGACATCTCTGGGCACAGGAAAGGAAATCGCCCTGTCCCTTCTCTTGCTGGGGTGGATGCAGCCCTGATGAACCCCTGGGGTTGCCTGACCTGAGCAGCTtcttcccctctgtccccagctgaTGTGACCCTGGACCCAGACACTGCCAACCCCTTCCTCATCCTGGCTGGCGACCAGCGAGGTGTGGGACGGGGGAATGAGTGGACTTTGCTGCCCAACAACCCCGAGCGGTTCGACACGGAGCCATGCGTGCTGGGCAGCCAGGGCTTCACCACGGGGAGGCACTactgggaggtggaggtggccAAGGGGGGGGACTGGTGGGCTGTGGGGGTGGCCCAGGAGTCTGTCAGGAGGAAGGGGGTCCTCAGTTTTGCCCCCCAGGAGGGGATCTGGGCCGTGGGGCAGTGGTTTGGACAATACCATGCTTTCACTGACCCTGACTGGACCCCCCTGCACCTTGCCTGCCTCCCCAGGGCCATCCAGGTCTGCCTGGACTTTACAGACAGGCAGGTGGCATTTGCTGATGCTGAAAACGAAGCCTCaatctttgctttctgcctgGCTTCATGTCCTGGGGAGAGGCTACGCCCATGGCTCTGGGTGGGGATGGACTCATGGCTCACGTTGTGCCCCTGATGTGGAGGGAGCGCACGTGGTGGGAGGAAGACTGGAAAGGTGAACACCATCATCTTGGGTCTTGGTGCTGGGAACTGGGAGGGTCCTGCGTCCTGCTGGCTTCTCCTCACATGGTTCCTCTGGCCACCCAGTGGGAGGACTGTCAGGTCCTGGAGATGGACCCCATCACAGCTCCCCTCCACCCTACAGCTGGGACTGCAGCAATGGGAGCACAGAGATTCGGTGCATGGAGGAGCTTGGTGCCAGGTGTCCCCAGGGCAGAGAAGTAGCATCAAGTGCTGgggcactgcagagctgctctgtacATGGCCATCAAAAATACAGCAGGTTCAAACTCCTCAAAAGCTGATGAAGTGTCTCTGACTTTTTTCAATTAAGCTTAAtgattaagtttaaaaaaaaaaccccaaacatagcTGGATGCTGGAGCTCATGATAACACTTATCTTCATACATCCAAAGCCTCTCCTTGCCTTATTTCCAGTTCTCACTGACATGTCATTAAGTACCTTTCTTACAGCAGAGCACTAGCAAAAGCTACAGGGACAGCCAAGGAAGGTAAGCAAGAAATTGAGAAGTGTCTGAAGGCCACAGGCGAGTCAAGTCCCACAACTCTGCTGTTCTCTGCTCTCCCCCCATCAAGGTCTCCTTCTCCTCacatagactagactagactagttcaggtggaagggacctacagtgatcatctagtccaactgcctgaccacttcagggctgaccaaaagttaaagcatgttattaaaggCATTGTCCAAATTCCTCTCAAACcctgacaggcctggggcatcaaccacctcttgaggaagcctgttccactgttgaccaccctcttggtaaagaaatgcttcctgatgtcaagtctgaacctcccctggtgcagctttgaacatTCCCAGGGGTCCtgtccctggatcccagggagaagagctcagcacctccctctccacatttgctcctcaggaagctgcagagagcgaGGAGGTCACTTCTCAGTTTCCTTTTCCCAAAACAAGACAACCCAGAGTGCTCAGCCACTCCTCAGAGGACATGCCTTCCAGAACTGGGATTTTGGGGCAATGACGTTCAAAGGACGTGTTATATCTGGAAAAGGTGGGAGGGTCCCCATTCCCAGGGTCCTTTCTCTGTCATCTCCTGCTCACTCCTGCTCTTAGGAGAAGAAAAGGTGAATGTAGGTGAAGGGGAACATTGTCTGGGTCCAGCCTAGATTTCTTCTTCTCCACCTACATTGCTGGTTGGACCCTCTTAGTGCCAACTCAGTTGTCACCTTTGTGGTGGCAGCTTGGCACAGGCAACAGCGTTGGTCTCTTTGGTCTGCTGCAGTAGCTGGAAAGAGTCGCAGCACTGATCCGGCACAGATACCCCGTCCTGGCACTAGGGGATGGGCTCACCAACCTCTCTGGCACTGTAAGGGGACAGGTGACATCCCACTGCACCTGGACTCTGCACATCCGTGGGACCAGCAATCCAGCAAAGCAACCCAGGGGACCATCCAAGGAGTCAATCCCAAAAGCAGGGACAACTCATGCTCTTGGCAGAGCACAGAAGAGGGGCAAATCCTAGTAGGAACGGATGAGGTCTCCAACTGGCTGCCCACATCTTGGTGCCAGCCCAGCCTCAGCTGGTGCCAAAGCTGACGCTGTGCCCACACAGGAGGAGGGACAGCTTACTCCTGCTGGGGCCCGGCTCTGCATGTCCACAAGCACGCTGAGAGGAAGGTGAGATCCCACAGCTGAAGCATGAAGGCAGCTGGGTACATGTCTGGGAAGAGCTGGGATCAAACCCTGCTGGGTACGTGCCTGGGAAGAGCTGGGATCAaaccctgcagcagcaccacagcCAAACCCAGCAGGTCACCAGGGGCTTCTGGCCACAGAGCGAGAAGGGGTGGGCTTCACCCCGGAGCAAGCTGTGACTTTCACTGGTGCTTTTTCACACACACTGCTCTTTCAGAGGTTGTTTTAAACATCCTGGGCAGAGTCTGTGCTTGTAGCATGGCTTCTCTTCCCTGTTCTTTGAATCCTTCCCCTTCCACTCCAGCCTCCAACCACACACAGGTCAGCTTTTTCAACAGAAGTAGATGGAGTCAACATGTTTAAAGCCCTTCTCATCCATCAGCAAGGTCTTGTGGGATGGGATTTAGTTTCATATTTGTTTGACCAGCATTTGAACTTTGGTTATTTATTGGTTATTTATACCACTTTGGTTATTCATAATTTTTACTTCTACCATGCAATGCCACAAATCCTGGCAGTTCTACAAATCAGCAAGTCTCAAACCAGCAACTCCTACAGCCTGTTCCTAAACTTCAGCAAATTCCTGATACTAGTTATTTGGCTGGAGAATATGTAAACCTCTAAATTTTCTTTCCAAGAGACTCATCACAAGCAGAGAAACAAACTGAATAGACAAATGTCGAAGTATTACTGGGTACACTAATTTATTAAAAAGCAGTGATTCCACCCACAAAATGATGTGCAGATATAAATCTTACTAGCACCTCTCAAAAAGATGAATATTTACTTGTGTTTTCTTGGGCTAACACAAGAATCAAATCAGGCCAATCACAGGGACTAATATATGGAGGCTGCCCAGGCTTCAGGGCTGCAGAGCATCACCCCATGGTCAGGTGGGCTGCTGAGGAAGGTTTCATCCTCCTTACCTCAAGCAAAAATATGCTATCACTATGCATTCCAATACCACTGCTGTGCCCCTCAATCCCCCTCATGGCTCCTGTAAATAAAGTATGTCCCCAGAAATGGCCATTCTTCACCCAGAGCCCTGCTCTAAGCCTCTTCCACTGCAGTAGGAACAAGATTGGGGAAGCCCGTggagctctgctcccagcaagGCAATGCCTACTCTCCGCAGGTAGGCAGAGAGGAGTTCAACAGCCTTTGAGGCTCACAGCAGAAAGGTTGTAGATTGAGATGGCAGAAGATTTGTAAGCGGATGGAAGTCCAAGGACTAGCCAGATGGGGATGCAGGAGGGCAGGGTGGCCACAGCAGAGCCTCCCCGGAGGGACACACCTCCTCAGGTCTCAGGACAGTTTGAGCTGGGACCCCTTACCCACCCAGAACCAGGGGTGGATTTTCTCCCCCGCAAACGTGGCTCGCGGGAAAGTGAAAATCACAGCCTTGCTGTCCATATTGACAAACATCACCTGGCCCCCAGCATGGTCCAGACAGATCTGCACCCTCC carries:
- the LOC141916499 gene encoding butyrophilin subfamily 1 member A1-like encodes the protein MIQPLSAVQQALITPLQLAEGRGDAQILRCKQDRGTAGTLGGNFQSQVLDEVTRPPAPSGLGRQFNRRELEAPVVWSPTDRQRCWTPSCALQAIQPLWTSICSLEQAGNAGQAQCSHELMIRGVESRLETFRHIQNLLSWSQPPEVLVSRMERQESETLANEMEETSGRADVTLDPDTANPFLILAGDQRGVGRGNEWTLLPNNPERFDTEPCVLGSQGFTTGRHYWEVEVAKGGDWWAVGVAQESVRRKGVLSFAPQEGIWAVGQWFGQYHAFTDPDWTPLHLACLPRAIQVCLDFTDRQVAFADAENEASIFAFCLASCPGERLRPWLWVGMDSWLTLCP